A stretch of the Acidobacteriota bacterium genome encodes the following:
- a CDS encoding P1 family peptidase, translating to MSQATKQNTRPRARDLGLVIGILPPGTNNAITDVPGGRAGHATLNKGDNIRTGVTAILPHGGNLFQEKVAAAIHVGNGFGKLMGSTQVNELGELETPIHLTRTLNLPRVADAVLDRMLALPGNEEVRSINPLVADEPLRRIEVRGNDTVPPLFEAVVEATEEATSKSLLRAVTTSRRNENRVEALPLDKTVGLLRKYGAVP from the coding sequence ATGAGTCAAGCTACGAAACAAAACACGCGCCCACGCGCCCGCGATCTGGGCCTCGTCATCGGCATCTTGCCGCCAGGAACGAACAACGCGATCACGGATGTGCCGGGCGGGCGCGCCGGTCACGCAACGTTGAACAAGGGCGACAACATTCGCACCGGCGTCACGGCCATTCTGCCGCACGGGGGGAATCTGTTTCAGGAGAAAGTCGCGGCGGCCATTCACGTCGGCAATGGTTTTGGCAAGCTGATGGGTTCGACGCAGGTGAACGAGTTGGGCGAACTGGAAACGCCGATTCATTTAACCAGGACGCTGAACTTGCCGCGTGTGGCCGATGCGGTGCTGGATCGGATGCTGGCGCTGCCGGGCAATGAAGAAGTGCGCTCGATCAATCCCCTCGTGGCTGATGAACCGTTACGCCGGATCGAAGTGCGCGGCAATGACACAGTGCCCCCGCTCTTTGAGGCGGTGGTCGAAGCGACGGAAGAGGCGACCTCCAAATCACTGCTGCGCGCTGTCACGACGAGCCGACGTAATGAGAATCGCGTGGAAGCGTTGCCGCTGGATAAGACAGTGGGACTCTTGCGCAAGTATGGCGCGGTGCCGTAG
- a CDS encoding HEAT repeat domain-containing protein: MKLSRPYLALWLSLALPLLAAAVFFAQGRPPKTGPPPPVRRARPVISLNTELAAAINELLKEEPLAPPESNAATDNAKHLKDGALAPPPADDAPLAELLAFWQQQQVVPDGLHPSEKAAQRLLEAVEARPWLMERLLDKLPLGEETAERLYRLYQQAPDDDDRWKSGLHQWLRFNSRYFVDELLEAAKQEGAEPGADPFALDALARLDWEKAKPLLLAQSENPFAIVALYKGAARNNEVALADQIRAQLREMVAEREAGEMRMFALQALAESEWNGQAEWLAGLFADTSLTGIDPERLRRRLPEMRAPKDAAESWDQLHEPGNNLLAQLLQSQRKKLLPIVQKLIGNPDRNVHNAAVDTLTQFLFAYRQAGEQDAAEAARSLLPWLGNPAWADGPQREALIGALPDLKLPESASGMLYVLENDEDEALRALAAETLGNLKFTAAAPAIRRALEREKNEELRQRLVTALMFCGGISDEEAAAAIEAFARKMAAPNGQAQLEALRNNEDVAPLPLQLSVGRILSDSETIPCSEGLAARLFARVKALRKTQPNVAKQILNIVQGAPLPQAYQFLAERLGEGWLDVEALKLALEHAAELRQHASGELFPLITQGVHAAGIAAVLLKDTALQTAVLQGKDAKAQLALLATARYLRTALPVDLVAPLLADKTLGMAAESYLIVEDSVPARQLVWARHPGEALLLGANRPLDMSMEQADPPAFKRREEVAQHIVKAGEAEEVYALYSPGDLLKAEIRVRKDRAQLRLFTDPNVWRMRDLSNSELIELQTLAARPEVAELKPEAPLGGYREGFAEFVRVSKDGGYRVVLEGLKPAPRDATLHEQLSELFYRFSKAGEYKTHYSIEAKLPGVEVLFAAEPQQVFAVCQEGGETLVLAGEQFDQKHGLLNAELAWHLFKDGRLGSAVNAPAIFNELNLSEYAKVLMRLRLMNARQAISGPVSVDDVRQLEIRPNPQGMAGGIPAAAESLPTGNGYLEALSTPNHQWTVGLKFDPKRGTRLLRINTQTGQEFEVAPDGQLLLPLAYVAGPGKMLLSGGLDYRRGQRRFYLLNPENGEVQTVEGEFRPLQDQSLRPLQPTGKANEFWAVLSDAKGSRVGRYDERAFTFTPVLEVPGLSLRSADVWVDEARGKVWLTYKGHLLRLPLPAPGK, encoded by the coding sequence ATGAAATTGTCGCGCCCTTACCTCGCTTTGTGGCTGAGCTTGGCGTTGCCGCTGCTGGCCGCTGCCGTTTTCTTCGCGCAAGGACGCCCGCCCAAAACCGGCCCACCACCGCCTGTGCGCCGCGCGCGTCCCGTGATTTCGCTCAACACGGAACTCGCCGCTGCCATCAATGAATTGTTGAAAGAGGAACCGCTCGCGCCGCCGGAATCGAACGCCGCCACGGACAACGCCAAACATCTGAAAGACGGCGCACTTGCCCCGCCGCCCGCTGATGATGCGCCATTGGCGGAGTTGCTCGCTTTTTGGCAGCAACAGCAGGTCGTTCCTGATGGCCTGCATCCGTCAGAAAAAGCCGCCCAGCGTTTGTTGGAGGCGGTCGAAGCGCGCCCGTGGTTAATGGAGCGGCTGCTCGATAAATTGCCGCTGGGAGAGGAAACAGCGGAACGGCTGTACCGGCTTTATCAACAAGCGCCGGATGATGACGATCGTTGGAAGAGCGGATTGCATCAGTGGCTGCGCTTTAACAGCCGCTATTTCGTGGATGAGTTGTTGGAAGCGGCCAAGCAGGAAGGCGCGGAACCTGGCGCCGATCCGTTTGCGCTCGATGCGCTGGCGCGGCTGGATTGGGAAAAGGCCAAGCCGTTGTTGTTGGCGCAATCAGAAAATCCCTTCGCGATCGTGGCGCTTTATAAAGGCGCGGCGCGCAACAATGAGGTGGCGCTGGCCGATCAGATTCGCGCGCAGTTGCGCGAGATGGTGGCTGAGCGCGAAGCGGGCGAGATGCGCATGTTCGCTTTGCAAGCGTTGGCCGAAAGCGAATGGAACGGGCAGGCGGAATGGCTGGCTGGGCTGTTCGCTGATACGTCATTGACGGGGATTGATCCCGAACGCCTGCGGCGACGCCTGCCGGAGATGCGCGCGCCTAAAGACGCCGCCGAGAGTTGGGATCAGCTACACGAGCCGGGGAATAACCTGCTTGCTCAATTGCTGCAAAGCCAGCGCAAAAAGCTGCTGCCCATCGTGCAAAAGCTGATCGGCAATCCTGATCGCAATGTGCACAACGCGGCGGTGGATACGCTGACGCAGTTCCTGTTTGCGTACCGGCAAGCCGGGGAACAGGACGCCGCCGAAGCCGCGCGCAGCCTGTTGCCGTGGCTCGGCAATCCCGCCTGGGCCGACGGGCCGCAACGCGAAGCATTGATCGGCGCGTTGCCCGATTTGAAATTGCCGGAAAGCGCGAGCGGCATGCTTTATGTGCTCGAAAACGATGAGGACGAAGCGTTGCGCGCCCTGGCGGCAGAGACGCTGGGCAATTTGAAATTCACAGCCGCCGCGCCCGCCATTCGCCGCGCGCTCGAACGCGAGAAAAACGAAGAGTTGCGCCAGCGGCTTGTCACGGCGCTGATGTTCTGCGGCGGCATCTCTGACGAAGAAGCGGCGGCGGCGATTGAAGCCTTCGCGCGCAAAATGGCTGCGCCCAACGGGCAGGCGCAGCTTGAAGCGCTACGCAATAATGAAGACGTCGCGCCCTTGCCACTGCAATTGAGCGTTGGCCGTATCCTCAGCGACAGCGAAACCATCCCGTGTTCCGAAGGACTGGCCGCGCGCCTGTTTGCGCGCGTCAAAGCCTTGCGCAAAACCCAGCCCAATGTCGCTAAACAAATCCTCAACATCGTGCAAGGTGCGCCGCTGCCCCAGGCTTATCAATTTCTAGCCGAGCGTCTGGGCGAAGGTTGGCTGGACGTGGAGGCGCTCAAGCTGGCGTTGGAGCATGCTGCTGAACTGCGCCAACACGCGAGCGGCGAACTATTCCCACTGATTACACAAGGCGTTCACGCGGCGGGCATTGCGGCGGTATTGTTGAAAGATACCGCGTTGCAAACTGCCGTCTTGCAGGGCAAAGACGCGAAGGCGCAACTGGCGCTGCTGGCCACCGCGCGCTATTTACGCACCGCTTTGCCAGTGGATTTGGTCGCACCATTGTTAGCAGACAAAACCTTGGGGATGGCGGCGGAAAGTTATTTGATTGTGGAAGACAGTGTGCCAGCACGACAGCTAGTGTGGGCACGGCATCCGGGTGAGGCGCTACTCCTCGGCGCAAACCGTCCGCTCGACATGTCAATGGAGCAAGCGGATCCTCCAGCCTTCAAACGCCGCGAAGAAGTGGCACAACATATCGTCAAAGCGGGTGAGGCTGAAGAGGTTTATGCACTCTACAGCCCTGGTGATTTGCTCAAAGCTGAAATCCGTGTGCGCAAAGACCGCGCACAATTGCGCCTATTCACCGACCCAAATGTATGGCGTATGCGCGACCTCAGTAATAGCGAGTTGATCGAATTGCAAACGCTCGCGGCGCGGCCCGAAGTCGCGGAACTCAAACCCGAAGCGCCGCTCGGCGGGTATCGCGAAGGCTTCGCCGAATTTGTGCGCGTGAGCAAAGACGGCGGCTACCGTGTGGTGCTCGAAGGGCTGAAGCCTGCGCCACGTGATGCCACCTTACACGAACAACTGTCGGAACTGTTTTACCGCTTCAGCAAAGCGGGCGAATACAAAACGCATTACTCCATCGAAGCGAAGCTGCCGGGCGTCGAAGTGCTGTTTGCCGCTGAGCCGCAGCAGGTGTTTGCCGTGTGTCAGGAAGGTGGCGAGACGCTGGTGCTAGCGGGCGAGCAATTCGATCAAAAGCATGGACTGCTCAATGCAGAACTCGCGTGGCATTTGTTCAAAGACGGCCGACTAGGCAGCGCGGTCAATGCACCCGCAATTTTCAACGAACTCAACCTCTCTGAGTATGCAAAAGTTCTGATGCGGCTGCGGTTGATGAATGCGCGCCAAGCGATCAGTGGGCCTGTTTCAGTTGATGATGTGCGACAGCTTGAAATTCGGCCAAATCCACAAGGTATGGCAGGAGGCATCCCCGCAGCCGCCGAAAGCCTGCCCACAGGCAATGGATATTTAGAGGCATTGAGCACGCCGAATCATCAATGGACTGTTGGTCTCAAATTCGACCCGAAGCGTGGCACGCGTCTGCTGCGCATCAACACGCAAACCGGACAGGAATTCGAGGTCGCCCCAGACGGCCAACTGTTATTACCACTGGCCTATGTGGCAGGGCCTGGCAAGATGCTATTGAGCGGCGGCCTGGATTATCGCCGCGGGCAAAGGCGTTTTTACCTGCTCAATCCTGAGAATGGCGAAGTGCAGACCGTCGAAGGTGAATTCCGTCCCTTGCAAGATCAATCACTGCGCCCATTGCAACCAACCGGCAAAGCGAACGAATTCTGGGCCGTGTTGAGTGACGCGAAAGGCAGCCGCGTGGGCCGTTACGATGAACGCGCTTTTACGTTCACGCCCGTGCTCGAAGTGCCGGGCCTGTCGTTGCGCAGCGCCGATGTTTGGGTAGACGAGGCGCGCGGCAAAGTCTGGCTAACCTACAAAGGACATTTGCTGCGCCTGCCGTTGCCAGCGCCGGGCAAGTGA
- a CDS encoding STAS domain-containing protein, which yields MTITERESGDVTILDVDGKILLGEGDVQLKRKIDELIEGGKTKLVLNLAAVPYMDSGGLGEIVRSYTTVKRAGGELKLLNATKRISDLLTITKLITVFEMHEDEAASVASFA from the coding sequence ATGACCATTACAGAGCGTGAAAGCGGCGATGTGACAATCCTCGATGTCGACGGCAAAATTCTGCTCGGCGAAGGCGATGTGCAATTGAAGCGCAAGATTGACGAGTTGATCGAAGGCGGGAAAACCAAACTGGTCTTAAACCTTGCCGCCGTGCCGTATATGGATAGCGGCGGCCTCGGTGAAATCGTGCGCAGCTATACGACGGTCAAACGCGCGGGCGGCGAACTCAAGCTGCTCAACGCCACCAAACGGATCAGCGATCTCTTGACCATCACCAAACTCATCACCGTTTTTGAAATGCACGAAGACGAAGCCGCGTCGGTCGCCAGCTTTGCTTAA
- the ppc gene encoding phosphoenolpyruvate carboxylase: MKSHPTTPLADKDVSLRNDIRRLGDLLGETLKRLGGKNLFANEERVRALCKELRASEAPAIERQLKRLLHGLSLDDASGVIRAFSVYFQLANIAEQHHRIRRKRYYELHTPDQPQRGSLADTLRQLARQRVRPQDLQAVLDRLEIVPVMTAHPTEAARRTLLEKHRRLADLLAALDNGHLVERQRGALHTQLAAEVEAIWQTDEVRHTQPTVLDEVNNTLYYFDATLFEAVPNLLEELEKGLAQHFPGVTLAAERAPLRFGSWVGGDRDGNPNVTPETTWETLLLQQRLVLRKYESSVAALSRRLSESSRFAPASVELLASIERAAVAMPELAERVRRRNPEEPYRQKLSFVYTRLENTLARNQALGAALRVTSPEALISIRPGLPIIERFKAESNHAPEYAHVYHTGQELYEDLRLLRDSLRAGQAAYAALGIERLMRQVATFGLHLAKLDLRQHSDRHLEALTELTQRLGLTKDYAQMDEDERVAWLTAELQTPRPLVGSEDHFSAATMETLNVFRVMRRALDEISPGCLRTYIVSMTRAVSDLLAVLVLAKQAGLVECDAASTQSQISNPKSQIRIAVSPLFETIDDLRNAPDVLTSLFTNPVYRTVLAAQGNLQEVMIGYSDSSKDGGILTSSWELFKAQERLWEVARANSIELRLFHGRGGTVGRGGGPSHEAILAQPPGTVASRIKITEQGEVISSKYSLPEIAQRSLELNTSAVIAASLPHAEKAPRKLAQWQTVMEQLSQTAFETYRRVVRETPGFYEYFVQATPVEELQHLRIGSRPAKRKSGSQSIDDLRAIPWVFGWTQSRHLLPGWLAVGTALESFIQTDATRHLELLRAMYRDWPFFHSTLSNIEMTLAKADFPIARQYAARTPDRSLGRRLFKLLEAEYQRTCRVVLQITGEKQLLDNAPVLRRSIAVRNPYVDPMSYLQVELLARKRAGTDIEQDKLLYAILLTINGIAAGMRNTG, from the coding sequence ATGAAATCCCATCCAACAACACCGCTGGCGGACAAAGACGTGTCGCTGCGTAATGACATTCGCCGTCTGGGCGATTTGCTGGGCGAGACGCTCAAACGGCTGGGCGGCAAAAATCTGTTTGCGAACGAAGAGCGCGTGCGCGCGTTGTGCAAAGAGTTGCGCGCGAGTGAAGCGCCCGCCATTGAACGCCAGCTCAAACGCCTGTTGCACGGCTTGAGCCTGGATGACGCCAGCGGCGTGATCCGCGCTTTCTCGGTTTACTTTCAACTGGCGAACATCGCCGAACAGCATCATCGCATTCGCCGCAAACGCTATTACGAATTGCACACGCCCGATCAGCCGCAACGCGGTTCGCTGGCCGACACCTTGCGGCAACTGGCGCGGCAGCGCGTGCGCCCGCAAGATTTGCAAGCCGTGCTCGACCGTTTGGAAATCGTGCCCGTAATGACGGCGCATCCGACCGAAGCCGCGCGCCGCACACTGCTCGAAAAGCATCGCCGCCTGGCCGATTTGCTGGCCGCGCTCGACAACGGACATCTGGTCGAACGCCAACGCGGCGCATTGCACACGCAACTGGCCGCCGAGGTCGAAGCGATCTGGCAAACCGACGAGGTGCGCCACACCCAACCGACCGTGCTCGACGAAGTCAATAACACGCTTTATTACTTCGACGCCACCTTGTTTGAAGCGGTTCCCAATTTGCTGGAAGAGTTGGAAAAAGGGCTGGCGCAACACTTCCCCGGCGTCACACTAGCGGCTGAACGCGCGCCCTTGCGCTTCGGTTCATGGGTCGGCGGCGACCGCGACGGCAATCCGAATGTCACGCCCGAAACGACCTGGGAGACGTTGTTGCTGCAACAGCGGCTGGTCTTGCGCAAATACGAAAGCAGTGTGGCTGCGCTCAGCCGCCGCTTGAGCGAGTCATCACGCTTTGCGCCCGCGTCCGTCGAATTGCTGGCTTCGATTGAACGCGCTGCTGTAGCCATGCCTGAACTGGCCGAGCGTGTGCGACGGCGCAATCCCGAAGAGCCGTACCGGCAAAAGCTCTCGTTCGTTTACACGCGGCTGGAAAACACGCTGGCGCGCAATCAGGCGCTGGGCGCTGCTTTGCGCGTGACCTCACCCGAGGCACTGATTTCGATCCGCCCCGGGTTGCCCATCATCGAACGGTTCAAAGCGGAATCCAACCACGCGCCTGAATACGCCCACGTTTACCACACAGGCCAGGAGCTATACGAAGACTTACGCTTGCTGCGCGACAGTTTGCGCGCGGGTCAGGCGGCCTATGCGGCGCTCGGCATCGAACGCCTGATGCGCCAGGTCGCCACGTTCGGCTTGCATCTGGCCAAACTCGATCTGCGCCAGCACAGTGACCGCCACCTCGAAGCGTTGACCGAACTCACGCAGCGTTTGGGACTGACCAAGGACTATGCACAGATGGATGAGGACGAGCGCGTCGCCTGGCTGACCGCAGAACTGCAAACGCCGCGCCCGCTGGTCGGTTCGGAAGATCACTTCAGCGCCGCGACGATGGAAACACTGAATGTCTTTCGCGTCATGCGCCGCGCGTTGGATGAGATCAGCCCCGGCTGCTTGCGCACGTACATCGTCAGCATGACGCGCGCAGTCAGCGATTTGCTGGCTGTGTTAGTGCTGGCAAAGCAGGCCGGATTGGTTGAATGCGATGCAGCAAGCACACAATCTCAAATCTCAAATCCGAAATCTCAAATCCGTATTGCCGTCTCGCCGCTGTTCGAGACGATTGACGATTTGCGCAATGCCCCGGACGTGCTGACGAGCCTCTTCACCAATCCGGTTTATCGCACCGTGCTGGCGGCGCAGGGCAACTTGCAGGAAGTCATGATCGGCTATTCGGACAGCAGCAAGGATGGCGGCATCCTGACTTCAAGCTGGGAGCTATTCAAAGCACAGGAACGGTTGTGGGAAGTCGCGCGCGCCAACAGCATTGAGTTGCGGCTCTTTCACGGGCGCGGCGGCACCGTCGGACGCGGCGGCGGCCCTAGTCACGAAGCCATCCTCGCGCAACCGCCCGGCACGGTCGCCAGCCGCATCAAAATCACCGAGCAAGGCGAAGTCATTTCGTCAAAATACAGCCTGCCCGAAATTGCCCAGCGCAGTTTGGAGTTGAACACCTCCGCCGTCATCGCTGCGTCACTGCCGCATGCTGAAAAAGCCCCGCGCAAGCTGGCGCAGTGGCAAACGGTGATGGAGCAGCTTTCGCAAACGGCTTTTGAAACATATCGCCGTGTCGTGCGCGAGACGCCGGGCTTTTATGAATACTTCGTGCAGGCCACGCCCGTCGAAGAGTTGCAACACCTGCGCATCGGCTCGCGCCCGGCCAAACGCAAGAGCGGTTCGCAAAGCATTGATGACCTGCGCGCCATCCCCTGGGTCTTCGGCTGGACGCAAAGCCGCCACCTGCTGCCCGGCTGGCTGGCGGTGGGCACGGCGCTGGAAAGCTTTATTCAAACCGATGCCACGCGCCATCTCGAACTGCTGCGCGCGATGTATCGCGACTGGCCCTTCTTTCACAGCACGCTCTCGAACATCGAAATGACGCTGGCCAAAGCCGACTTCCCCATCGCGCGTCAATACGCCGCACGCACGCCCGACCGCAGCCTGGGGCGACGGCTATTCAAATTGCTCGAAGCCGAATACCAGCGCACCTGCCGCGTCGTTTTGCAGATTACGGGCGAAAAACAACTGCTCGACAACGCGCCCGTGCTGCGGCGTTCGATTGCCGTGCGCAACCCCTATGTTGACCCGATGAGTTATCTGCAAGTCGAATTGCTGGCGCGCAAACGGGCGGGCACGGACATTGAACAAGACAAACTGTTGTACGCAATTCTGCTGACGATCAACGGCATCGCGGCGGGCATGAGGAATACGGGATGA
- a CDS encoding response regulator transcription factor, producing the protein MIRILIADDHAIVRSGLKQIVTHTPDLTVVGEATSSQELLTLARQQPWDLIILDIHMPGRGGLETLKDLKREFPKLPVLILSMYPEDQYAVRAIKAGASGYLSKDSAPDELLTAIHKILRGGKYISSIVAEHLATAVDAKSDKAPHELLSDREYQILCLIASGKTVGEIAVELNLSVKTVSTHRGRILDKMQMKTSAELTHYAIRNQLV; encoded by the coding sequence ATGATTCGCATCCTGATCGCCGATGACCACGCCATTGTGCGCAGTGGCCTGAAACAAATCGTCACGCATACGCCCGACTTGACCGTCGTCGGTGAAGCCACCTCGAGCCAGGAATTGCTCACGCTGGCGCGCCAACAGCCTTGGGACCTGATCATCCTCGACATTCACATGCCCGGCCGCGGCGGCCTCGAAACGCTCAAAGACCTCAAACGCGAGTTTCCCAAATTGCCCGTGCTGATTCTGAGCATGTACCCCGAAGACCAATACGCCGTGCGCGCCATCAAGGCGGGCGCTTCCGGTTACCTCAGCAAAGACAGCGCGCCCGACGAATTGCTGACTGCCATCCACAAAATCCTGCGCGGCGGCAAATACATCAGCTCCATCGTCGCGGAGCACTTGGCGACCGCCGTTGATGCCAAATCCGACAAAGCGCCGCACGAATTGCTCTCGGACCGCGAATACCAAATCCTCTGCCTGATCGCTTCCGGCAAGACCGTCGGTGAAATCGCCGTCGAACTCAATCTCAGCGTCAAAACCGTCAGCACGCATCGCGGCCGCATCCTCGACAAAATGCAGATGAAGACCAGTGCCGAACTGACGCATTACGCGATTCGCAATCAGTTGGTTTAG
- a CDS encoding asparaginase, translated as MKPRIAMFFTGGTISMRIDPQTGGAVPALSGEEILAAVPGIHDLADFDLTNFGRLPGPHVTPALMLELACEVRAKLADDAIDGVVITHGTDTLEETAYCLDLLLDSPKPVVFVGAMRNSSELSWDGPANLRAAVRVATSVDARDLGVLVVMNEELIAAFEVTKTHTEKTDTFQSRDFGPLGIVDKDRVLVMRKPARREHIITEQMEERVDILKMYSGADGRFINFALDEGARGLVIEGLGRGNVTVAALGAIERAVEEGLPVVITSRCPRGRVLDTYAYEGGGRQLTRLGAILGGLLPSHKARIKLMLALGAGYELQRIREIFEVQ; from the coding sequence ATGAAACCACGCATCGCCATGTTTTTTACCGGCGGCACGATCTCAATGCGGATTGATCCGCAGACGGGCGGTGCCGTGCCCGCGCTGTCGGGCGAAGAGATTCTGGCCGCCGTGCCGGGCATTCATGATTTGGCTGACTTCGATTTGACGAACTTCGGGCGCTTGCCGGGGCCGCACGTGACGCCGGCGCTGATGTTGGAACTGGCGTGTGAGGTGCGCGCCAAGCTGGCCGATGACGCAATTGATGGCGTGGTGATTACGCACGGCACCGATACGCTGGAAGAGACGGCGTACTGTTTGGACTTGCTGCTGGATTCGCCCAAGCCGGTCGTGTTTGTCGGCGCGATGCGCAACAGTTCGGAATTGAGCTGGGACGGCCCGGCCAATTTGCGCGCGGCAGTGCGCGTGGCGACGAGTGTGGACGCGCGCGACTTGGGCGTGCTGGTCGTGATGAATGAAGAGTTGATCGCCGCGTTTGAAGTCACCAAGACGCACACCGAAAAGACCGACACGTTTCAAAGCCGCGATTTCGGGCCGTTGGGGATCGTGGACAAAGACCGCGTGCTCGTGATGCGCAAACCGGCGCGGCGCGAGCACATCATCACCGAGCAGATGGAAGAGCGCGTGGACATCCTCAAAATGTACAGCGGCGCGGACGGGCGCTTCATCAACTTCGCGCTGGACGAAGGCGCGCGCGGCCTGGTGATCGAAGGGTTGGGGCGCGGCAATGTGACGGTGGCGGCGCTGGGCGCGATTGAACGCGCGGTGGAGGAGGGCCTTCCGGTCGTGATCACCTCGCGTTGTCCGCGCGGACGTGTGTTGGATACTTATGCGTATGAAGGCGGCGGGCGGCAATTGACGCGGCTGGGCGCGATCTTGGGCGGCTTGTTGCCGAGCCATAAAGCGCGCATCAAGCTGATGCTGGCGCTGGGCGCCGGATATGAGTTGCAGCGGATACGAGAAATCTTTGAAGTGCAGTAG
- a CDS encoding GNAT family N-acetyltransferase, protein MLATQTLLNFSEAERPLGERLLKLAAETDRIEGYREPHATEIARLAEKLGQRLGLHGLDLSALKFAALAHDLGERAMKRDYLLRPGSLTWEEQLDLWRHPIIGEQAAAEMKLPRLSQLLIRWHHEWWNGQGYPDGLAGTAIPLGARILRLVDTYCALLADRPYRASLERATVEQFIADQAGIETDPQVVKEFLALLVEERPVSIPVEPEPMFAPAEESALPDYYTTAPSEAEEADAPIESPAAPIVSVWNQARQEADAAPLRWQGLTADEAQDRWPATQDFPAVAEESPTAVAHDEAAMNSVQALPAVEFIPAEAPAEPLMELATTPTANTLIEPPDELPDELPDELPDELLDELMLPVETPAQPAAAVSIVSLSEAPDYFWPVAQWLYDQWWALPGSTINVVSDQLKEHLAVQPLPSTLVAVVNEKPVGSISLHEHASAERPDLTPCLAALYVRPEMRGHGVASRLLAAAEARLRSLGAERLYFTVPEQNDFFVRRGWQVLEPAAGAQTLLVLVKE, encoded by the coding sequence ATGCTGGCAACTCAAACGCTGCTGAATTTCAGCGAGGCCGAACGTCCGCTGGGCGAGCGTTTGCTCAAACTCGCCGCCGAAACCGACCGCATTGAGGGCTACCGCGAACCGCACGCCACCGAAATCGCCCGGCTGGCCGAAAAGCTGGGGCAGCGGCTGGGGTTGCACGGCCTGGACTTGAGCGCGCTGAAATTTGCGGCCCTGGCGCATGACCTGGGTGAACGCGCGATGAAACGCGATTACCTGCTGCGGCCCGGCAGCTTGACCTGGGAAGAGCAACTCGATTTGTGGCGGCATCCAATCATCGGAGAGCAAGCCGCCGCCGAAATGAAATTGCCCCGGCTGTCGCAACTGCTGATTCGCTGGCATCACGAATGGTGGAACGGTCAAGGCTATCCTGATGGATTGGCGGGCACGGCGATTCCGCTCGGCGCGCGCATCTTGCGCCTGGTGGATACTTATTGCGCGCTCTTAGCCGACCGCCCCTATCGCGCCAGTCTGGAACGCGCCACTGTCGAACAATTCATCGCGGATCAAGCGGGCATTGAAACCGACCCTCAAGTCGTCAAAGAATTTCTGGCCCTGCTTGTCGAAGAGCGCCCCGTCAGCATCCCCGTCGAACCCGAGCCTATGTTTGCGCCAGCCGAAGAATCCGCTCTGCCGGATTACTACACGACAGCTCCCTCTGAAGCTGAAGAGGCTGACGCGCCCATCGAGAGTCCGGCGGCGCCCATCGTTTCCGTTTGGAATCAAGCGCGCCAGGAGGCCGATGCCGCACCGCTCAGATGGCAGGGCCTGACGGCGGATGAAGCGCAAGACCGCTGGCCCGCCACGCAGGACTTTCCGGCTGTGGCGGAAGAATCGCCGACCGCCGTGGCCCACGACGAAGCCGCCATGAATTCAGTTCAAGCATTACCCGCTGTTGAATTCATTCCGGCTGAAGCGCCCGCCGAACCATTGATGGAACTGGCCACCACGCCAACTGCCAACACACTGATTGAACCGCCGGATGAACTGCCAGATGAACTGCCAGATGAACTGCCAGATGAACTGCTGGATGAGTTGATGCTGCCCGTCGAAACCCCGGCGCAACCTGCGGCAGCAGTAAGTATCGTTAGCTTAAGTGAGGCGCCGGATTATTTTTGGCCCGTCGCACAGTGGCTCTATGACCAATGGTGGGCGCTGCCGGGCAGCACAATCAATGTGGTTTCCGATCAACTCAAAGAGCATTTGGCTGTTCAGCCGCTGCCCTCAACCTTGGTGGCAGTCGTGAACGAAAAGCCTGTCGGTTCGATTTCCCTGCATGAACACGCCAGCGCCGAGCGGCCTGATTTGACACCCTGTTTGGCGGCGCTTTATGTGCGGCCCGAAATGCGCGGGCACGGCGTCGCCTCGCGCCTGCTGGCAGCCGCCGAAGCGCGCCTGCGCAGTTTGGGCGCGGAACGGCTTTACTTCACCGTGCCGGAACAGAATGACTTTTTCGTCAGGCGCGGCTGGCAAGTCCTCGAACCGGCGGCAGGCGCGCAAACCCTGCTCGTTTTAGTGAAGGAATAG